From a region of the Polynucleobacter corsicus genome:
- a CDS encoding AzlD domain-containing protein, translating into MNASLQGWGLWIALAGATIGTYICRAIGVLLAKRINQDSEIFRYLSAVTYAMVAALVVRMVLMPIGLLSTVPVWIRLLICALSIGVMVSKPTHRLVPALLTGTVLMLAYGLIR; encoded by the coding sequence ATGAATGCTAGCCTCCAGGGTTGGGGTTTGTGGATCGCCTTAGCAGGCGCCACAATCGGAACCTATATTTGTCGCGCTATTGGTGTTTTACTCGCTAAAAGAATTAATCAAGATAGCGAAATCTTTCGCTATCTTTCTGCTGTTACTTATGCGATGGTGGCGGCCCTCGTTGTCAGAATGGTCCTCATGCCTATTGGCCTCTTATCAACCGTACCCGTATGGATTCGATTGCTGATTTGTGCCTTAAGTATTGGTGTGATGGTTTCAAAACCAACACACCGTCTTGTTCCAGCCCTATTGACTGGAACCGTATTAATGCTAGCTTACGGCCTTATTCGTTAA